The Hahella sp. HNIBRBA332 genome window below encodes:
- a CDS encoding ribose-phosphate diphosphokinase: MSKLMVFTGQANPELAKNVVDTLHIPMGAASVTRFSDGEVSVEINENVRGRDVFIIQPTCAPTNDNLMELVVMADALRRASAGRITAVIPYYGYARQDRRPRSSRVPISAKVVADILTGVGINRVLTVDLHADQIQGFFHIPVDNAYATPVMLDDIERRNFENFVVVSPDVGGVVRARAFAKRLDDADLAIIDKRRPRANEAQVMHIIGEVQDKVCILVDDIVDTAGTLCKAANALKEHGASKVIAYITHPVLSGPAIENIENSVLDELVVTDTIPLSDKAQKCDKIRQLSLAGLLAESIRRVCNEESISAMFG, translated from the coding sequence GTGTCCAAGTTAATGGTTTTTACCGGCCAAGCAAACCCCGAACTAGCCAAGAACGTTGTTGATACGCTCCATATCCCTATGGGCGCCGCCTCCGTCACCCGCTTCAGCGACGGTGAAGTATCGGTGGAAATCAACGAAAACGTGCGCGGCCGGGACGTTTTCATCATTCAGCCTACTTGTGCGCCCACCAATGATAATTTGATGGAGCTGGTGGTTATGGCTGATGCGCTCAGAAGAGCTTCGGCAGGTAGAATCACTGCAGTCATTCCCTATTACGGTTATGCTCGTCAGGATCGCAGACCCCGTTCTTCCCGTGTCCCCATCAGCGCCAAAGTCGTTGCGGACATACTTACCGGCGTCGGCATCAATCGCGTACTGACCGTCGATCTTCACGCAGACCAGATTCAAGGCTTCTTCCACATCCCAGTGGATAACGCTTACGCCACCCCGGTCATGCTTGACGATATCGAGCGTCGCAATTTTGAAAATTTCGTTGTCGTCTCCCCGGATGTTGGTGGCGTTGTGCGCGCCCGCGCATTCGCCAAGCGACTGGACGACGCCGATCTGGCGATCATCGACAAACGTCGCCCACGCGCCAACGAAGCTCAGGTCATGCATATTATCGGCGAAGTACAGGATAAAGTTTGCATCCTGGTCGACGACATCGTGGACACAGCAGGCACCCTCTGCAAAGCCGCCAACGCACTGAAAGAGCACGGCGCCAGCAAAGTTATCGCTTACATCACCCACCCTGTACTGTCCGGTCCAGCTATCGAGAACATCGAAAACTCCGTACTGGACGAGCTTGTAGTCACCGACACAATTCCATTGAGTGACAAAGCCCAGAAATGTGATAAAATCCGCCAGCTTTCTTTGGCGGGCCTATTGGCCGAATCGATTCGTCGCGTTTGCAACGAAGAGTCGATCAGCGCCATGTTCGGATAA
- the lolB gene encoding lipoprotein insertase outer membrane protein LolB: protein MSKTFSGGRLLAALLTTLVALSGCQLVPPKETTLNEPSDWPQRKSALLAFDHWRLQGKLSVRRGDRLDSALINEWSQQGDRFAIHVSSSLLGLGATQIEGSPKGIRLSQPDNEPLFSERPQQLLEHALGWSIPIESLPYWVRGVPDAKESNQLTFSVDGELVSIEQNGWLIEYGRFKQVGDLSLPEKITLTSEDARVKMAITEWRP from the coding sequence ATGTCAAAAACATTTTCTGGCGGACGCCTTCTTGCCGCCCTGCTTACAACACTGGTCGCTTTAAGCGGTTGTCAGCTAGTTCCCCCCAAAGAAACAACCCTGAATGAACCAAGTGACTGGCCGCAACGCAAAAGCGCCCTACTGGCGTTCGACCACTGGCGACTACAAGGCAAACTAAGCGTACGCAGAGGAGACCGATTGGATAGCGCCCTCATCAATGAGTGGAGCCAGCAGGGTGACCGCTTCGCCATTCATGTTTCTTCTTCTTTATTAGGATTAGGCGCAACACAGATAGAAGGCTCGCCAAAAGGCATCCGCCTTTCACAACCCGATAACGAACCATTATTCTCCGAACGCCCACAGCAACTATTGGAGCACGCTCTCGGATGGTCAATTCCTATTGAGTCACTCCCCTATTGGGTGCGCGGCGTGCCTGACGCGAAAGAGTCTAACCAACTTACATTCAGCGTTGATGGCGAGCTGGTCAGCATCGAGCAGAATGGCTGGTTGATAGAATATGGTCGCTTCAAACAGGTCGGCGACCTGTCGCTACCGGAAAAAATCACCCTTACCAGCGAAGACGCCCGCGTCAAGATGGCCATAACGGAGTGGCGTCCCTAA
- the phrB gene encoding deoxyribodipyrimidine photo-lyase — MPRTLHWFRNDLRTRDNPALYAAAQRAREQNSELIACFLLSPEQWRSHDMADIKLDFMLRNLKALQAELSNLNMPLFILDASRFDEAPAKLLAFMQQHQCDALTFNEEFGVNERRRDKAVKAALNAEGFEALKFRDQSILPAGSIRTGQGTPYAVFTPYKRAWFSQCPEHIELWPAPAKQPSPTQTPTGDIPESVPGFDKVSSEAYTAGEGAALQKLDEFLEQKVDRYHEQRDFPAIDGVSQLSPYLTLGVLSGRQCFHAAQRHRHASPNTGQGVDTWINELIWRDFYIHILYDFPRISMAKAFKEETENLQWRRSDKDFLAWCEGKTGIPIVDAAMRQLNQTGWMHNRLRMICAMFLSKNLLLDWRQGERYFMRKLIDGHLAANNGGWQWSASTGVDAAPYFRMFNPISQSEKFDPNGDFIRHYVPELAELSTKLIHQPPSDVRIRLGYPAPIVDLKASRERALQAFRGLKDRASSAHSA, encoded by the coding sequence ATGCCGCGAACCCTGCACTGGTTCCGCAACGACCTGCGCACCCGCGACAACCCGGCATTATACGCCGCCGCCCAGCGCGCCCGAGAGCAGAATTCGGAGCTCATCGCCTGCTTTTTGTTGAGCCCGGAGCAATGGCGCAGCCATGACATGGCGGATATCAAGCTGGACTTCATGTTACGCAATCTCAAAGCGCTGCAAGCTGAGCTGTCCAACTTGAATATGCCTCTGTTTATTCTAGACGCTTCCCGATTTGACGAAGCGCCGGCCAAGCTTCTTGCGTTTATGCAGCAGCATCAATGCGACGCATTAACCTTTAATGAAGAGTTCGGCGTTAATGAGAGGCGCAGAGACAAAGCCGTTAAGGCGGCACTGAACGCAGAAGGATTTGAAGCCCTCAAGTTTCGTGATCAAAGCATTCTTCCAGCTGGCTCCATCCGCACCGGTCAGGGAACTCCCTATGCCGTTTTTACCCCTTATAAACGCGCCTGGTTTTCACAATGCCCAGAGCACATTGAACTTTGGCCAGCGCCGGCGAAGCAGCCATCGCCAACGCAAACGCCCACGGGGGATATACCTGAATCCGTCCCAGGCTTTGACAAGGTCTCTTCAGAGGCTTACACCGCCGGTGAGGGAGCCGCCCTGCAGAAGCTGGACGAATTTCTGGAGCAAAAGGTTGACCGCTATCATGAGCAACGAGACTTTCCCGCTATTGATGGCGTCAGCCAACTATCCCCCTACCTCACCCTGGGCGTACTCTCCGGCCGGCAATGCTTTCACGCCGCACAACGACATCGCCATGCATCGCCAAATACCGGCCAAGGCGTGGACACCTGGATAAATGAATTGATCTGGCGGGATTTTTACATTCACATTTTGTATGACTTTCCTCGCATCAGCATGGCGAAAGCCTTTAAGGAAGAAACGGAAAATCTGCAGTGGAGGCGCTCTGACAAAGACTTCCTGGCCTGGTGCGAAGGAAAAACGGGAATCCCCATCGTCGACGCCGCGATGCGGCAGTTGAACCAGACTGGCTGGATGCACAATCGCCTGCGCATGATCTGCGCGATGTTTTTGAGTAAAAACCTGTTGTTGGATTGGCGCCAGGGCGAGCGCTACTTTATGCGCAAATTGATAGACGGCCATCTCGCAGCCAATAACGGAGGCTGGCAATGGAGCGCTTCCACTGGCGTAGACGCTGCGCCTTACTTCCGCATGTTCAATCCGATATCACAGAGTGAAAAGTTCGATCCAAACGGGGACTTTATTCGCCACTATGTGCCCGAGTTGGCCGAACTATCGACCAAACTCATCCACCAGCCCCCGTCTGACGTCAGGATTCGGCTGGGCTATCCCGCTCCGATTGTGGATTTAAAAGCCAGCCGCGAGCGGGCGCTGCAGGCGTTTCGGGGGCTTAAAGACCGGGCCTCATCTGCACACAGCGCATGA
- a CDS encoding molybdopterin-synthase adenylyltransferase MoeB: MEDDAMRDEMNDTLLMRYNRQIMMPDFDIAGQEALRNSSALVIGLGGLGCPAAMYLGAAGCGRMVLADFDAVDLSNLQRQIAHREQDVGVNKAESVRRALADINPDVSVETITRPLQEESLSAAVADVDVVLDCTDNFATRSAVNEACVRHGKPLVSGAAIRSEGQLAVFDPRRDDAPCYHCLYGMLSEQQLTCSEAGVIAPLVGVIGSLQALEAVKVLSGFGDACAGRLLLFDGKTMQWREFKVRKDPSCAVCR, encoded by the coding sequence ATGGAGGATGATGCTATGCGGGATGAAATGAACGATACGCTGCTGATGCGCTACAACCGGCAAATCATGATGCCGGATTTCGATATCGCGGGTCAGGAAGCGCTGCGCAACAGCTCTGCGCTGGTTATCGGGTTAGGCGGTCTTGGATGTCCCGCCGCCATGTATTTGGGCGCGGCCGGTTGTGGACGTATGGTGCTGGCGGACTTCGATGCGGTGGATCTGTCCAATCTGCAGCGTCAGATCGCTCATAGAGAGCAAGACGTTGGCGTCAACAAGGCGGAGTCCGTTCGGCGCGCGCTTGCTGATATCAATCCGGATGTCAGCGTGGAGACCATTACCCGGCCTTTGCAGGAGGAGTCATTGTCCGCCGCGGTTGCGGATGTGGATGTCGTGCTGGATTGTACTGACAATTTCGCTACCCGATCAGCGGTTAACGAGGCTTGCGTGCGTCACGGCAAGCCTCTGGTGTCGGGTGCGGCGATTCGTTCTGAAGGCCAACTGGCGGTGTTTGATCCACGCAGAGACGACGCGCCCTGTTATCACTGCCTTTACGGGATGTTGTCCGAGCAGCAACTGACTTGTTCTGAAGCAGGCGTCATTGCGCCTCTGGTGGGCGTTATAGGCAGTCTGCAAGCGCTGGAAGCAGTAAAAGTTCTTAGCGGATTTGGCGACGCCTGCGCCGGCAGACTGTTGTTGTTCGACGGAAAAACCATGCAGTGGCGTGAATTCAAGGTGCGTAAAGACCCATCATGCGCTGTGTGCAGATGA
- the prmC gene encoding peptide chain release factor N(5)-glutamine methyltransferase, giving the protein MRIDEALAWAKSRLETESPKLDAEVLLAHVLQKGRTYLISHIDSLLDECVLQAYQRLIAERETGRPVAHLIGKREFWSLEFQVSPATLIPRPETELLVELILEEALPTGATLLDLGTGTGAIACALAHERPDWRLTAVDLSQEAVNLAMANVQSLGLANVRCLRSNWYEAIANERFHVIVSNPPYIDALDVHLKQGDVRFEPASALVAADQGLADIRLIAAGGERHLQVGGLLAVEHGYDQGAAVREIFAAAGYVDVQTHQDLAGHDRITLGRLPV; this is encoded by the coding sequence ATGCGCATAGACGAAGCCCTGGCCTGGGCGAAAAGCCGGCTTGAGACGGAAAGTCCCAAGCTGGACGCCGAAGTGCTGCTTGCCCATGTACTGCAGAAAGGTCGGACTTATCTGATCAGTCATATCGACAGCCTGTTGGATGAATGCGTCTTGCAGGCGTATCAGCGACTAATCGCCGAGCGTGAAACAGGTCGGCCGGTAGCGCATTTGATCGGCAAGCGGGAATTTTGGTCGCTGGAGTTTCAAGTCAGTCCCGCCACGTTGATTCCCCGGCCGGAAACCGAATTGCTGGTTGAGCTGATCCTTGAGGAAGCGCTGCCTACCGGAGCCACATTGTTGGATTTGGGAACCGGAACCGGCGCTATCGCCTGTGCGCTGGCTCATGAGCGTCCCGACTGGCGCTTAACTGCGGTGGATCTCAGCCAGGAAGCGGTTAACTTGGCGATGGCCAATGTCCAGTCGCTTGGACTGGCGAACGTGCGATGCCTGCGCTCAAACTGGTACGAGGCAATAGCGAATGAACGATTCCATGTTATTGTCAGTAACCCCCCCTACATTGACGCCCTGGATGTCCACTTGAAGCAAGGGGACGTGCGTTTTGAGCCAGCGTCTGCGTTGGTGGCTGCAGATCAGGGTTTGGCGGACATACGCCTGATTGCTGCTGGCGGCGAACGCCATTTGCAGGTGGGCGGTTTGCTGGCGGTGGAGCACGGCTACGATCAAGGCGCTGCGGTGCGTGAAATTTTTGCCGCTGCCGGCTACGTTGACGTACAAACTCATCAAGACTTGGCGGGACATGACCGAATCACTCTGGGTCGCTTGCCTGTATAG
- the prfA gene encoding peptide chain release factor 1: MKESIKLKLDLLKDRYEEVGALLSDPDIISVQEKFKELSKEYAELEPVVHCYREYQNALNAIEESKLLLNDSDADMREMAKEELAAAEESSEQLEKDLQILLLPRDPRDGSNVFLEIRAGTGGDEAAIFAGDLFRMYSRYAELKKWKVEIVSESPGEHGGYKEVISRVAGDNVFSLLKFESGAHRVQRVPETESQGRIHTSACTVAILPEVEEVGDVDINPADLRVDTYRASGAGGQHVNKTDSAIRITHLPSGIVVECQDERSQHKNRAKAMSLLKAKLLSSAQEKQAKEQAQTRKSLVGSGDRSERIRTYNYPQGRITDHRINLTLYKLEEVVQGDLDPVIQPLLQEYQAEMLASISE, encoded by the coding sequence ATGAAAGAATCGATTAAGTTAAAGCTCGATCTTTTGAAAGATCGTTATGAGGAAGTGGGGGCGCTGCTCTCAGACCCGGATATCATCAGCGTCCAGGAAAAGTTTAAAGAGTTGTCGAAAGAGTACGCGGAGCTGGAGCCGGTGGTGCATTGCTATCGGGAATATCAGAATGCGTTGAACGCTATTGAAGAGTCCAAGCTGCTGCTCAATGACAGTGATGCGGACATGCGGGAGATGGCGAAAGAGGAATTGGCGGCGGCGGAAGAATCCAGCGAGCAATTAGAGAAAGACCTGCAGATCCTGCTTTTGCCCCGCGACCCGCGTGATGGCTCCAACGTGTTTCTTGAAATCCGCGCAGGCACTGGCGGCGACGAGGCGGCTATTTTCGCAGGCGACCTGTTTCGCATGTATTCCCGCTACGCTGAACTGAAAAAGTGGAAGGTGGAAATCGTCAGCGAAAGTCCTGGCGAGCACGGCGGTTATAAGGAAGTGATCAGTCGCGTCGCCGGCGACAATGTCTTCAGTTTGCTGAAATTCGAATCCGGCGCTCATCGTGTGCAACGGGTGCCTGAGACGGAATCGCAAGGCCGCATTCACACCTCCGCCTGCACCGTGGCGATTCTTCCGGAAGTCGAGGAAGTGGGCGACGTCGACATTAATCCCGCGGATTTGCGTGTGGATACTTACCGCGCCTCCGGGGCGGGTGGTCAGCACGTTAACAAAACCGATTCCGCCATTCGTATCACCCACTTACCGTCAGGCATTGTCGTGGAATGTCAGGACGAGCGTTCGCAGCACAAAAACCGCGCTAAGGCGATGTCGTTGCTGAAAGCCAAGTTGCTGTCCTCCGCCCAGGAAAAGCAGGCGAAAGAGCAGGCTCAGACCCGTAAATCGCTGGTGGGCAGCGGCGACCGGTCCGAACGTATCCGTACCTACAATTATCCGCAAGGACGTATCACTGATCACCGCATCAACCTGACTTTGTATAAACTGGAGGAAGTGGTGCAGGGCGATCTTGATCCGGTAATCCAGCCTTTGTTGCAAGAGTATCAGGCGGAAATGCTGGCCAGCATCAGCGAATAA
- the ispE gene encoding 4-(cytidine 5'-diphospho)-2-C-methyl-D-erythritol kinase produces the protein MRNETLTLSSPAKLNLFLHITGRRPDGYHELQTLFQLLDYGDLLSFTPRDDQRITLEPNLPGVPEADNLIIKAAHLLKEHMTATSPAMIEQIRGVSIYIDKKLPMGGGIGGGSSNAATTLLALNKLWNADLDTKTLAALGLKLGADVPVFVHGSTAFAEGVGDILHPADTQEKWYLVIHPNLHISTAKIFSDKWLTRDTPKSTIAPALEGDLENLRNDCETVVCRMYPEIREAINWLDQFSPARLTGTGACIFASFSEKKRAEYVLSQMPTKYHGFVAKSINESPVHSELKKWRHH, from the coding sequence ATGCGCAACGAAACCCTGACACTAAGCTCTCCAGCGAAACTTAATCTTTTTCTGCACATCACTGGCAGACGCCCCGATGGCTACCACGAACTGCAAACGCTGTTTCAACTGCTGGATTACGGCGACCTCCTGAGCTTCACTCCTAGAGATGATCAACGCATAACGCTGGAGCCAAACCTCCCTGGCGTGCCGGAAGCAGATAATCTCATCATAAAAGCCGCCCATTTACTGAAAGAGCACATGACGGCGACAAGCCCAGCCATGATCGAGCAAATCAGAGGAGTCTCCATTTATATAGACAAGAAGCTGCCAATGGGCGGCGGCATCGGCGGCGGCAGTTCAAACGCAGCGACAACGTTATTAGCGCTAAATAAATTGTGGAATGCAGATCTTGATACCAAGACTCTGGCTGCATTGGGACTAAAACTCGGCGCGGACGTCCCCGTATTCGTCCACGGCTCGACGGCTTTCGCTGAAGGCGTGGGAGACATTCTCCACCCCGCCGACACTCAGGAAAAATGGTATTTAGTCATCCACCCGAACCTTCACATCTCTACCGCTAAAATTTTTTCAGATAAGTGGTTGACAAGAGACACACCAAAAAGCACAATAGCGCCCGCTCTTGAGGGAGATCTCGAAAACCTCCGAAACGACTGTGAAACAGTGGTTTGCAGGATGTACCCAGAGATTCGCGAGGCGATAAATTGGCTAGATCAATTTTCGCCAGCTAGATTAACCGGAACAGGGGCCTGCATCTTTGCAAGCTTCTCCGAAAAAAAGCGAGCGGAATATGTTCTCTCCCAAATGCCGACAAAATATCACGGCTTTGTCGCCAAGAGCATTAATGAGTCGCCAGTTCATTCAGAACTCAAAAAATGGCGTCATCATTAA
- a CDS encoding tetratricopeptide repeat protein, which produces MKYLHRALLSAVVCVVFPGCSQIAGLQKTQEVTDPVTQRPIPVLQAYDDSELAPAPDEQSPYPQQFSRSTLLDLLTAEIAGQRGQVDMLLQNYLKVARETRDIGVIRRALNAAQYIKDDAAMTEMTLLWTEVEPENVDAHQLAAFQLIKQKQYPEALSHMEHVLELEGPTTFDRLAVHAKNLTDEEKKELLNLYQKILERHPENGELMYGYAVLQEINGMEEAALASTDPLLKTSPDNPAVIALRARLLKSVKGVDVSLAYLKKQYAKHPDEVQVGALYARTQIEAHNFDAAQSIYKELMNRFPNTPHLKLSYALVSLENQHTQEARKHLEELVKQGQHLNEAHFYLARIADQEDRVEDAIQHYQNVTRGGHYFNALARSAYLLIRSGRQSEAEAAFTEARENLPSQASQLWELQINLMLELDDLDAALKLSDQAVEEYPEDLQLLYARAMLKDRMGLLEGMEDDLRHIIALDPDNAVALNALGYTLADRTERTQEAYNLINKALELDPGNPAILDSMGWVLFRLGKSGEAVGFLQEAYSKFPDPEVASHLGEVLWSLGRQDDAKNIWREALNTKPDHRLLNETLKRLDVDL; this is translated from the coding sequence ATGAAATATTTGCATCGAGCGCTGCTCAGCGCGGTGGTTTGTGTTGTTTTCCCCGGTTGCAGTCAGATCGCCGGCCTGCAAAAAACACAAGAGGTGACGGACCCCGTCACACAACGCCCCATCCCGGTGCTCCAAGCCTACGACGACTCCGAGCTTGCTCCCGCCCCGGACGAACAATCTCCATATCCGCAACAATTCAGCCGCTCCACGCTGTTGGACTTGCTTACCGCCGAAATCGCGGGGCAGCGTGGCCAAGTTGACATGTTGTTGCAAAATTACCTGAAAGTCGCCCGCGAAACTCGCGACATCGGCGTTATACGCCGGGCCCTCAACGCCGCACAATATATAAAAGATGACGCGGCCATGACCGAAATGACGCTGCTGTGGACCGAAGTGGAGCCAGAGAACGTAGACGCCCACCAATTGGCCGCCTTCCAGCTCATTAAGCAAAAGCAGTATCCAGAAGCGCTGTCTCATATGGAGCATGTGCTGGAACTTGAAGGACCGACAACGTTCGACCGCCTCGCCGTCCATGCCAAAAACCTGACCGACGAGGAAAAGAAAGAGCTGCTCAACCTGTACCAAAAGATCCTGGAGCGCCACCCAGAGAACGGCGAACTCATGTACGGCTATGCCGTGCTGCAGGAAATCAATGGCATGGAGGAAGCCGCTCTCGCCAGTACCGATCCACTGCTGAAGACCTCTCCGGATAATCCGGCGGTGATCGCCTTGCGGGCTCGCCTGCTGAAAAGCGTCAAAGGCGTTGATGTTTCTCTCGCCTATTTGAAAAAGCAGTACGCCAAGCATCCTGATGAAGTACAAGTAGGCGCGCTATACGCCCGCACGCAGATTGAAGCGCACAATTTCGACGCCGCACAGTCTATATATAAAGAGCTGATGAATCGCTTCCCGAATACGCCGCACCTCAAGCTCTCTTATGCGCTGGTCTCTCTGGAAAATCAGCATACACAGGAAGCCCGCAAGCATTTAGAAGAACTGGTCAAGCAAGGGCAGCATCTCAATGAAGCTCACTTTTATCTGGCGCGCATCGCCGACCAGGAAGACAGAGTCGAAGACGCCATCCAGCATTACCAGAACGTGACCCGTGGCGGCCATTACTTCAACGCCCTCGCGCGTTCCGCCTATCTCCTGATCCGCTCAGGCCGCCAAAGCGAAGCGGAAGCCGCGTTCACCGAAGCCCGGGAAAATTTGCCTTCCCAGGCCAGCCAGTTATGGGAATTGCAAATCAATCTCATGTTGGAATTGGATGACCTCGACGCCGCGCTGAAGCTTTCAGACCAAGCGGTAGAGGAGTACCCCGAAGACCTGCAACTGCTGTACGCCAGGGCCATGCTGAAAGACCGTATGGGATTACTGGAAGGTATGGAGGACGATCTGCGCCATATCATTGCGCTTGATCCAGATAACGCCGTCGCACTTAATGCACTGGGCTACACCCTCGCGGACCGCACTGAACGCACCCAAGAGGCATACAATCTGATCAACAAAGCGTTGGAGCTGGACCCCGGCAATCCCGCCATACTTGATAGCATGGGCTGGGTGCTGTTCCGCTTAGGCAAGTCCGGCGAAGCAGTCGGATTCCTCCAGGAAGCCTACTCCAAGTTTCCTGACCCGGAGGTCGCCTCTCATTTAGGTGAAGTGCTCTGGTCCCTCGGCAGACAGGACGATGCAAAAAATATTTGGCGTGAAGCGCTGAACACAAAACCTGATCACCGGCTTCTGAATGAGACCTTGAAGCGCCTGGACGTAGACCTTTAA
- the hemA gene encoding glutamyl-tRNA reductase yields the protein MALFVISINHKTAPVAIREKVAFGPEKMADALGRLRCRPDIDEVTILSTCNRTELYCSTPGEPDEISLIEWLGQYHQVSLTELKACCNIYNDEDAAQHMMRVASGIDSMVLGEPQILGQMKEAHASGRAAGSLGGPLDRLFQHAFAVAKRVRTETAIGENPVSVAYAAVSMASHIFSSMAQNTALLIGAGETIELVARHLYRAGVRSLIVANRTLSRARDLAAEFHGSAIGLSDIPEYLHRADIVIASTASPLPILGKGAVEKALKRRKHKPMFMVDIAVPRDIEEEVSELADVYLYTVDDLRQVIEDNMKSREGAAEEAKRLIAAGAADFMYHLRALDSVSVLRRFRDQAEGVRDAELQKAIRLLNRGDDPESVLRMLAHGLTNKLIHHPTVQVRRASAEGRQEVSGWLRDLFQLPDEKVKND from the coding sequence ATGGCGCTTTTTGTTATAAGTATTAATCATAAAACCGCCCCGGTTGCGATCCGGGAGAAGGTGGCGTTCGGCCCGGAAAAGATGGCCGATGCATTGGGGCGCCTGCGCTGCCGCCCCGACATCGACGAAGTCACGATCCTGTCTACGTGCAATCGCACGGAGTTGTACTGCTCCACGCCGGGAGAACCGGATGAAATAAGCCTGATAGAGTGGCTTGGACAGTACCATCAAGTCAGCCTCACCGAACTGAAAGCCTGCTGCAATATATATAATGATGAGGACGCTGCGCAGCACATGATGCGCGTCGCCAGCGGCATTGATTCTATGGTGTTGGGCGAGCCTCAGATTCTTGGGCAGATGAAAGAAGCGCATGCTTCCGGTAGAGCCGCTGGTTCGTTAGGCGGCCCCTTGGATCGCCTTTTCCAGCACGCTTTCGCTGTAGCGAAGCGGGTGCGGACTGAAACCGCCATCGGTGAAAACCCGGTCTCTGTTGCTTATGCGGCGGTGAGCATGGCGTCGCACATTTTCTCCAGTATGGCGCAGAATACCGCTCTGTTGATTGGCGCTGGCGAGACAATCGAACTGGTGGCGCGTCATTTGTATCGCGCCGGGGTGCGTTCGCTGATTGTCGCCAATCGTACGCTCTCCCGGGCCAGAGATCTGGCCGCCGAATTCCATGGCAGCGCCATAGGTCTCTCCGACATTCCGGAATATCTGCACCGTGCGGATATCGTTATCGCTTCCACCGCCAGCCCGCTGCCTATTCTTGGCAAAGGCGCGGTGGAGAAGGCGCTCAAGCGACGCAAGCATAAACCCATGTTTATGGTGGATATTGCTGTTCCCAGAGACATAGAAGAAGAAGTCAGCGAACTCGCCGACGTATACCTCTATACCGTGGACGATCTGCGTCAGGTCATCGAAGACAACATGAAGTCGCGAGAAGGCGCCGCTGAAGAAGCGAAGCGTTTGATTGCGGCAGGCGCTGCGGATTTCATGTATCATCTGCGCGCTCTTGATTCGGTGTCGGTTTTGCGGCGCTTTCGCGACCAGGCGGAAGGCGTCCGTGACGCAGAGCTGCAGAAAGCCATCAGACTGCTTAACCGGGGGGACGACCCCGAATCCGTCCTGCGCATGCTGGCTCATGGACTCACCAATAAGCTGATACACCATCCTACCGTTCAGGTTCGTCGCGCTTCCGCGGAAGGGCGTCAGGAAGTGAGCGGCTGGTTGCGGGATCTGTTTCAGCTTCCGGATGAAAAAGTTAAGAACGATTAG
- a CDS encoding ATP-dependent zinc protease, translating into MKSDPQSGKERLVVGWREWVALPELGIPRIKAKVDTGARTSALHAFELESYESPTGTRVRFAIHPVQGNSEKVIECDAAVIDQRMVSDSGGHREMRFVISTLLQVGGQAWPVEMTLTNRDSMRFRMLLGRTAMAGRIQVNPAASYLMGKIKKS; encoded by the coding sequence ATGAAAAGCGATCCTCAAAGTGGAAAAGAGCGCTTGGTGGTTGGCTGGCGGGAGTGGGTGGCGTTGCCGGAATTAGGCATCCCCAGAATCAAGGCAAAGGTGGATACCGGAGCGAGAACTTCCGCGCTGCATGCGTTTGAGTTGGAGTCTTATGAGTCGCCGACGGGAACTCGGGTGCGCTTCGCTATCCACCCGGTTCAGGGGAATAGTGAGAAAGTCATTGAATGCGATGCAGCCGTCATTGATCAGCGAATGGTGTCGGATTCCGGCGGCCATCGGGAAATGCGTTTTGTGATCAGCACTCTGCTTCAGGTGGGCGGCCAAGCCTGGCCAGTGGAGATGACGCTAACCAATCGCGACAGCATGCGCTTTCGTATGCTGCTGGGACGCACTGCTATGGCGGGCCGGATACAAGTGAATCCGGCCGCCTCTTATCTAATGGGGAAAATCAAGAAATCATAA